In Phaseolus vulgaris cultivar G19833 chromosome 10, P. vulgaris v2.0, whole genome shotgun sequence, a single genomic region encodes these proteins:
- the LOC137815379 gene encoding uncharacterized protein, with protein sequence MWDTLEVTHEGTNDVKRARKHALIQEYEMFRMLKGDSIAEVQKGFTHIINHLMSLGKTFDKEKLNIKILKCLDRSWQPKVTAISESKDLTSLTTNSLFGHIKVDCPNKESNEKKSSHKEKKGKSRRAYIAWDENEVFSSSGDEKANICLIAKGDDESCSSSDVSSCASLSAENYSKLLEAFQETHEEANLLVLSNNCLKRLNNWLEKRVKTLEEELEKSKIDLEKLENHCKNSSHMCDSLVCENLEKKISIMKGS encoded by the exons atgtgggacactttggaggtgactcatgaaggaaccaatgatgtgaagagagctagaaagcatgctctaattcaggaatatgaaatgtttagaatgcttaaaggtgacTCAATCGCTGAAGTACAAAAAGGGTTCACCCATatcatcaaccaccttatgagccttgggaaaacctttgataaagaaaagCTAAATatcaagatcctcaagtgtcttgatagatcatggCAACCTAAGGTGACAGCAATTTCAGAgtcaaaagatttgacatccttGACAACGAATTCATtatttg ggcacATTAAAGTagattgcccaaacaaagaaagcaatgaaaagaaatcaagccacaaggagaaaaagggaaagtcaagaagagcatatatagcttgggatgagaatgaagtcttCTCATCAAGTGgagatgaaaaagcaaacatatgcttgattgcaaaaggagatgatgagtcatgtagctcaagcgatgtaagttcatgtgcttccctaagtgctgaaaattatagtaaattgcttgaagcttttcaagaaactcatgaagaagctaacctaTTGGTTCTCTCAAACAACTGTTTGAAAAGGCTTAACAACTGGCTAGAAAAGAGGGttaagacacttgaagaagagttggaaaaatcaaaaattgaTTTAGAAAAACTGGAAAatcattgcaaaaactcttctcataTGTGTGattctcttgtttgtgaaaatcttgaaaagaaa ATCTCAATTATGAAAGGATCCTGA